A single Cyclopterus lumpus isolate fCycLum1 chromosome 15, fCycLum1.pri, whole genome shotgun sequence DNA region contains:
- the LOC117743660 gene encoding serine/threonine-protein kinase ICK-like isoform X3 — MVFFHRDMKPENLLCMGPELVKIADFGLAREIRSRPPYTDYVSTRWYRAPEVLLRSTSYSSPIDQWAVGCIMAELYTLRPLFPGSSEVDTIFKVCQVLGTPKKNDWLEGYHLASAMNFRWPQCVPSNLKTLIPNASPEAIHLMTDLLQWDPKKRPASAQALRYSYFHVGQALGTPQQILEQGRPQPGLVPLQAPFQSQQTLPQQPLLLKPVPPSQPPPPNQHCSPSRPLQQIQPSPVSAAAQAASYQRHTELVREQQSKHILKQEQAGGTPQSHLPYIVDKSLQSKQTRKETEKANLLSYQLKPKGGRQRWGHGTGHPKGEDWDDDEETDLTSISILGKSNFSTEKSRQGEDTLSRYGNVLDFSRPNGKEDSPLNLNKSTAYQEPPRTASAKQHYLRQSRYLPGISTKKNVAMNASKDVTGSHHWGTSSIPFGGTLPSRGTHGANTIPGGYMPSFYKKDIGSADHRRHQSPSAESTASNYATWQSGRSLMNTSTNMPMTNKSTPGLLPHPPVQSIHGRTDWSAKYGHR, encoded by the exons ATGGT TTTTTTTCACAGGGACATGAAACCTGAGAATCTTCTGTGCATGGGCCCAGAGCTGGTGAAAATAGCTGACTTTGGGCTTGCCCGTGAAATCAGATCTCGACCACCATACACAGACTATGTCTCAACGAGATG GTACAGAGCCCCAGAGGTGCTCCTCAGATCCACCTCCTACAGTTCACCCATAGACCAGTGGGCAGTTGGCTGCATCATGGCAGAGCTTTATACCCTCAGGCCTCTTTTCCCAGGCTCCAGTGAAGTAGACACCATATTCAAAGTGTGCCAAGTCCTGGGTACGCCAAAGAAG AATGATTGGCTGGAGGGATATCATCTGGCAAGTGCCATGAATTTCCGTTGGCCTCAGTGTGTTCCCAGTAATCTAAAGACACTGATCCCAAATGCCAGTCCTGAAGCCATTCATCTGATGACAGATCTGCTCCAGTGGGATCCCAAGAAGAGACCAGCTTCGGCCCAG GCTCTCAGGTACTCTTACTTCCACGTGGGCCAGGCGTTGGGCACTCCACAACAGATCCTGGAGCAGGGCAGACCTCAGCCAGGCCTTGTGCCGCTGCAGGCTCCTTTCCAGTCACAGCAGACGCTGCCGCAGCAGCCACTGCTGCTTAAGCCTGTGCCCCCCTCCCAGCCTCCACCTCCAAACCAACACTGCTCCCCCTCCAGGCCTCTCCAGCAGATCCAGCCTTCCCCTGTGTCTGCAGCTGCACAGGCGGCATCGTACCAACGGCACACAGAGCTGGTGCGAGAGCAGCAGTCGAAGCACATCCTGAAGCAGGAACAGGCCGGAGGAACACCACAAAGCCATCTTCCTTACATTGTTGACAAGAGTCTGCAGAGCAAG CAAACAagaaaggagacagagaaagcAAACCTACTGAGCTATCAGTTGAAACCTAAAGGGGGGCGGCAGCGCTGGGGCCACGGCACAGGACACCCGAAGGGTGAAGACTGGGACGACGACGAAGAAACGGATCTGACATCCATAAGTATTCTTGGAAAAAGTAACTTCTCCACAGAGAAGTCGAGGCAGGGGGAGGACACGCTGAGCAG ATATGGAAATGTTCTGGATTTCAGTCGACCCAATGGAAAAGAAGATTCACCTTTAAACCTGAACAAGAGTACAGCCTACCAGGAGCCACCGAGAACCGCGTCTGCCAAACAACATTACTTGAGGCAGTCAAGATATTTACCTg GCATTAGCACAAAGAAGAACGTGGCCATGAATGCCAGTAAAGACGTCACTGGAAGCCATCATTGGGGCACCAGCAGTAttccatttggagggactctGCCGAGCAGAGGCACTCACG gtGCAAACACAATCCCGGGTGGATACATGCCATCGTTTTACAAAAAAGACATTGGTTCAGCCGATCACAGAAGGCATCAGAGTCCTTCGGCGGAATCGACAGCATCAA ATTATGCAACATGGCAGTCAGGCCGGAGTCTGATGAACACCTCTACCAACATGCCAATGACCAACAAGAGCACCCCGGGTCTGCTGCCCCACCCACCGGTCCAGTCCATCCACGGGCGAACAGACTGGTCTGCCAAATATGGACACCGCTAG
- the LOC117743660 gene encoding serine/threonine-protein kinase ICK-like isoform X1 — translation MNRYTTIRQLGDGTYGSVILGRSLESGELVAIKKMKRKFYSWEECMNLREVKSLKKLNHANVIKLKEVIRENDHLYFVFEYMKENLYQLMKDRTRLFPESAVRNIMFQILQGLTFIHKHGFFHRDMKPENLLCMGPELVKIADFGLAREIRSRPPYTDYVSTRWYRAPEVLLRSTSYSSPIDQWAVGCIMAELYTLRPLFPGSSEVDTIFKVCQVLGTPKKNDWLEGYHLASAMNFRWPQCVPSNLKTLIPNASPEAIHLMTDLLQWDPKKRPASAQALRYSYFHVGQALGTPQQILEQGRPQPGLVPLQAPFQSQQTLPQQPLLLKPVPPSQPPPPNQHCSPSRPLQQIQPSPVSAAAQAASYQRHTELVREQQSKHILKQEQAGGTPQSHLPYIVDKSLQSKQTRKETEKANLLSYQLKPKGGRQRWGHGTGHPKGEDWDDDEETDLTSISILGKSNFSTEKSRQGEDTLSRYGNVLDFSRPNGKEDSPLNLNKSTAYQEPPRTASAKQHYLRQSRYLPGISTKKNVAMNASKDVTGSHHWGTSSIPFGGTLPSRGTHGANTIPGGYMPSFYKKDIGSADHRRHQSPSAESTASNYATWQSGRSLMNTSTNMPMTNKSTPGLLPHPPVQSIHGRTDWSAKYGHR, via the exons ATGAATAGATACACAACGATCAGACAGCTCGGGGATGGAACCTACGGCTCCGTCATCCTCGGTCGCAGTCTGGAGTCAGGAGAGCTGGTGGCCATAAAGAA aatgaaaagaaaatttTACTCCTGGGAAGAATGCATGAACCTTCGTGAAGTCAAG tcctTAAAGAAACTCAACCATGCCAATGTAATCAAACTTAAGGAGGTAATTCGAGAAAATGATCACTTGTACTTCGTATTTGAGTACATGAAGGAAAATCTATATCAGCTTATGAAAGACAG GACTCGATTGTTTCCTGAATCTGCTGTAAGAAATATTATGTTCCAGATATTACAGGGGCTCACGTTCATTCATAAACATG gTTTTTTTCACAGGGACATGAAACCTGAGAATCTTCTGTGCATGGGCCCAGAGCTGGTGAAAATAGCTGACTTTGGGCTTGCCCGTGAAATCAGATCTCGACCACCATACACAGACTATGTCTCAACGAGATG GTACAGAGCCCCAGAGGTGCTCCTCAGATCCACCTCCTACAGTTCACCCATAGACCAGTGGGCAGTTGGCTGCATCATGGCAGAGCTTTATACCCTCAGGCCTCTTTTCCCAGGCTCCAGTGAAGTAGACACCATATTCAAAGTGTGCCAAGTCCTGGGTACGCCAAAGAAG AATGATTGGCTGGAGGGATATCATCTGGCAAGTGCCATGAATTTCCGTTGGCCTCAGTGTGTTCCCAGTAATCTAAAGACACTGATCCCAAATGCCAGTCCTGAAGCCATTCATCTGATGACAGATCTGCTCCAGTGGGATCCCAAGAAGAGACCAGCTTCGGCCCAG GCTCTCAGGTACTCTTACTTCCACGTGGGCCAGGCGTTGGGCACTCCACAACAGATCCTGGAGCAGGGCAGACCTCAGCCAGGCCTTGTGCCGCTGCAGGCTCCTTTCCAGTCACAGCAGACGCTGCCGCAGCAGCCACTGCTGCTTAAGCCTGTGCCCCCCTCCCAGCCTCCACCTCCAAACCAACACTGCTCCCCCTCCAGGCCTCTCCAGCAGATCCAGCCTTCCCCTGTGTCTGCAGCTGCACAGGCGGCATCGTACCAACGGCACACAGAGCTGGTGCGAGAGCAGCAGTCGAAGCACATCCTGAAGCAGGAACAGGCCGGAGGAACACCACAAAGCCATCTTCCTTACATTGTTGACAAGAGTCTGCAGAGCAAG CAAACAagaaaggagacagagaaagcAAACCTACTGAGCTATCAGTTGAAACCTAAAGGGGGGCGGCAGCGCTGGGGCCACGGCACAGGACACCCGAAGGGTGAAGACTGGGACGACGACGAAGAAACGGATCTGACATCCATAAGTATTCTTGGAAAAAGTAACTTCTCCACAGAGAAGTCGAGGCAGGGGGAGGACACGCTGAGCAG ATATGGAAATGTTCTGGATTTCAGTCGACCCAATGGAAAAGAAGATTCACCTTTAAACCTGAACAAGAGTACAGCCTACCAGGAGCCACCGAGAACCGCGTCTGCCAAACAACATTACTTGAGGCAGTCAAGATATTTACCTg GCATTAGCACAAAGAAGAACGTGGCCATGAATGCCAGTAAAGACGTCACTGGAAGCCATCATTGGGGCACCAGCAGTAttccatttggagggactctGCCGAGCAGAGGCACTCACG gtGCAAACACAATCCCGGGTGGATACATGCCATCGTTTTACAAAAAAGACATTGGTTCAGCCGATCACAGAAGGCATCAGAGTCCTTCGGCGGAATCGACAGCATCAA ATTATGCAACATGGCAGTCAGGCCGGAGTCTGATGAACACCTCTACCAACATGCCAATGACCAACAAGAGCACCCCGGGTCTGCTGCCCCACCCACCGGTCCAGTCCATCCACGGGCGAACAGACTGGTCTGCCAAATATGGACACCGCTAG
- the zgc:163080 gene encoding transmembrane protein 14A, whose protein sequence is MAVDWIGFGYAAAIAFGGFMGYNRKGSVMSLMAGLVFGWLSAYGAYNVSYDPKDIKVSLFTSGVLSLVMGMRYKKSGKLLPAGIMSGLSLLMVFRLLLLLVV, encoded by the exons ATGGCAGTGGACTGGATTGGATTTGGCTATGCTGCAGCCATCGCCTTTGGGGGATTTATGGGCTACAACAGAAAAG GCAGCGTCATGTCCCTGATGGCTGGTTTAGTTTTCGGTTGGTTGTCTGCTTATGGTGCATACAACGTCTCCTATGACCCAAAGGACATCAAGGTCTCATTGT ttaCCTCGGGAGTCCTTTCACTCGTGATGGGAATGAGATACAAGAAATCTGGAAAGTTGTTGCCTGCTGGCATTATGTCGGGCCTAAG tttGTTGATGGTGTTTCGGCTGTTACTGCTCCTCGTTGTGTGA
- the gsta.1 gene encoding glutathione S-transferase, alpha tandem duplicate 1 — translation MAGKVVLYYFNGRGKMESIRWLLTVAGVEFDEVYLTTREQYEKLLSDGDLMFQQVPMVEMDGMKLIQTKAILNYIAEKYNLHGKDLKDRVMINMYSEGVIDLMEMIMMLPFSADKTAQLETIQSKAKGRYLPVFEKALSGPIYLVGGRISCADVQLLECTLMLEELFAGILAEFSNIKSFQGRMTRIPAIGTFLQPGSQRKPRPDEIYANTVKEVFNFKLPLK, via the exons ATGGCTGGAAAAGTTGTGCTGTACTACTTCAATGGGAGAGGGAAAATGGAGTCAATCCGTTGGCTTTTGACTGTTGCAGGAGTTGAG TTTGATGAGGTCTATCTGACAACTCGTGAGCAGTATGAAAAACTCCTGAGTG aTGGAGATCTCATGTTTCAACAGGTTCCTATGGTGGAAATGGATGGCATGAAGCTCATTCAGACAAAAGCCATTTTAAATTACATTGCAGAGAAGTACAATCTTCATGGAAAAGATCTCAAAGACCGGGTCAT GATCAACATGTACTCGGAGGGAGTGATTGACCTCATGGAAATGATAATGATGTTGCCCTTCAGTGCAGATAAAACTGCACAACTGGAGACCATTCAAAGTAAAGCAAAAGGCCGCTATCTACCTGTGTTCGAGAAG GCACTGTCTGGGCCCATTTACCTGGTGGGAGGTAGAATAAGCTGTGCAGATGTGCAGCTGCTTGAATGCACCCTGATGCTGGAGGAGTTATTCGCTGGAATCCTCGCAGAGTTTTCCAACATCAAG TCTTTCCAGGGCAGAATGACCAGGATTCCTGCCATTGGCACGTTCCTGCAGCCCGGAAGCCAGAGGAAGCCGCGGCCAGACGAAATCTATGCGAATACCGTCAAGGAGGTGTTCAACTTCAAACTACCattgaaataa
- the LOC117743660 gene encoding serine/threonine-protein kinase ICK-like isoform X2, which produces MKENLYQLMKDRTRLFPESAVRNIMFQILQGLTFIHKHGFFHRDMKPENLLCMGPELVKIADFGLAREIRSRPPYTDYVSTRWYRAPEVLLRSTSYSSPIDQWAVGCIMAELYTLRPLFPGSSEVDTIFKVCQVLGTPKKNDWLEGYHLASAMNFRWPQCVPSNLKTLIPNASPEAIHLMTDLLQWDPKKRPASAQALRYSYFHVGQALGTPQQILEQGRPQPGLVPLQAPFQSQQTLPQQPLLLKPVPPSQPPPPNQHCSPSRPLQQIQPSPVSAAAQAASYQRHTELVREQQSKHILKQEQAGGTPQSHLPYIVDKSLQSKQTRKETEKANLLSYQLKPKGGRQRWGHGTGHPKGEDWDDDEETDLTSISILGKSNFSTEKSRQGEDTLSRYGNVLDFSRPNGKEDSPLNLNKSTAYQEPPRTASAKQHYLRQSRYLPGISTKKNVAMNASKDVTGSHHWGTSSIPFGGTLPSRGTHGANTIPGGYMPSFYKKDIGSADHRRHQSPSAESTASNYATWQSGRSLMNTSTNMPMTNKSTPGLLPHPPVQSIHGRTDWSAKYGHR; this is translated from the exons ATGAAGGAAAATCTATATCAGCTTATGAAAGACAG GACTCGATTGTTTCCTGAATCTGCTGTAAGAAATATTATGTTCCAGATATTACAGGGGCTCACGTTCATTCATAAACATG gTTTTTTTCACAGGGACATGAAACCTGAGAATCTTCTGTGCATGGGCCCAGAGCTGGTGAAAATAGCTGACTTTGGGCTTGCCCGTGAAATCAGATCTCGACCACCATACACAGACTATGTCTCAACGAGATG GTACAGAGCCCCAGAGGTGCTCCTCAGATCCACCTCCTACAGTTCACCCATAGACCAGTGGGCAGTTGGCTGCATCATGGCAGAGCTTTATACCCTCAGGCCTCTTTTCCCAGGCTCCAGTGAAGTAGACACCATATTCAAAGTGTGCCAAGTCCTGGGTACGCCAAAGAAG AATGATTGGCTGGAGGGATATCATCTGGCAAGTGCCATGAATTTCCGTTGGCCTCAGTGTGTTCCCAGTAATCTAAAGACACTGATCCCAAATGCCAGTCCTGAAGCCATTCATCTGATGACAGATCTGCTCCAGTGGGATCCCAAGAAGAGACCAGCTTCGGCCCAG GCTCTCAGGTACTCTTACTTCCACGTGGGCCAGGCGTTGGGCACTCCACAACAGATCCTGGAGCAGGGCAGACCTCAGCCAGGCCTTGTGCCGCTGCAGGCTCCTTTCCAGTCACAGCAGACGCTGCCGCAGCAGCCACTGCTGCTTAAGCCTGTGCCCCCCTCCCAGCCTCCACCTCCAAACCAACACTGCTCCCCCTCCAGGCCTCTCCAGCAGATCCAGCCTTCCCCTGTGTCTGCAGCTGCACAGGCGGCATCGTACCAACGGCACACAGAGCTGGTGCGAGAGCAGCAGTCGAAGCACATCCTGAAGCAGGAACAGGCCGGAGGAACACCACAAAGCCATCTTCCTTACATTGTTGACAAGAGTCTGCAGAGCAAG CAAACAagaaaggagacagagaaagcAAACCTACTGAGCTATCAGTTGAAACCTAAAGGGGGGCGGCAGCGCTGGGGCCACGGCACAGGACACCCGAAGGGTGAAGACTGGGACGACGACGAAGAAACGGATCTGACATCCATAAGTATTCTTGGAAAAAGTAACTTCTCCACAGAGAAGTCGAGGCAGGGGGAGGACACGCTGAGCAG ATATGGAAATGTTCTGGATTTCAGTCGACCCAATGGAAAAGAAGATTCACCTTTAAACCTGAACAAGAGTACAGCCTACCAGGAGCCACCGAGAACCGCGTCTGCCAAACAACATTACTTGAGGCAGTCAAGATATTTACCTg GCATTAGCACAAAGAAGAACGTGGCCATGAATGCCAGTAAAGACGTCACTGGAAGCCATCATTGGGGCACCAGCAGTAttccatttggagggactctGCCGAGCAGAGGCACTCACG gtGCAAACACAATCCCGGGTGGATACATGCCATCGTTTTACAAAAAAGACATTGGTTCAGCCGATCACAGAAGGCATCAGAGTCCTTCGGCGGAATCGACAGCATCAA ATTATGCAACATGGCAGTCAGGCCGGAGTCTGATGAACACCTCTACCAACATGCCAATGACCAACAAGAGCACCCCGGGTCTGCTGCCCCACCCACCGGTCCAGTCCATCCACGGGCGAACAGACTGGTCTGCCAAATATGGACACCGCTAG